One window of the Candidatus Methylomirabilota bacterium genome contains the following:
- a CDS encoding response regulator transcription factor, which yields MPNRVLLADDHVIVRQALGALLEREGFEVVGAVGDGQEALRVARERQPDVAILDFSMPLLNGLDAAREILHACPRTRAILLTMHTDDHRVLEALRAGVRGYVVKSQAAADLIRAIHEVLRGATYLSPGISETVVQAYLNKSDVPVDPLSPREREVLQLIAEGKSTKEIAGLLSISFKTAESHRTRLMRKTNIHETASLVRYAVRRGLVQA from the coding sequence ATGCCAAACCGAGTGCTGCTCGCCGATGACCATGTGATCGTGAGGCAGGCGCTGGGCGCCCTCCTCGAGCGGGAGGGGTTCGAAGTCGTGGGGGCGGTCGGCGATGGCCAGGAGGCGCTGCGTGTGGCTCGGGAGCGCCAGCCGGACGTGGCCATCCTGGATTTCTCCATGCCGCTCTTGAACGGGCTCGACGCCGCGCGGGAGATCCTGCACGCGTGCCCGCGCACGCGGGCCATCTTATTGACCATGCATACGGACGACCATCGGGTCCTCGAGGCGCTCCGCGCGGGCGTCAGGGGCTACGTCGTCAAGTCCCAGGCCGCCGCCGATCTGATCCGCGCGATCCACGAGGTCCTGCGCGGCGCGACCTACCTGAGCCCCGGCATCTCGGAGACGGTCGTCCAGGCGTACCTGAACAAGTCGGACGTGCCGGTCGACCCGCTCTCGCCCCGGGAGCGGGAGGTGCTGCAGCTCATCGCGGAGGGGAAATCCACGAAGGAGATCGCCGGACTCCTCTCGATCAGCTTCAAGACCGCGGAGTCGCACCGGACGCGGCTCATGCGGAAGACCAACATCCATGAGACCGCCAGCCTCGTCCGCTACGCCGTCCGGCGCGGGTTGGTCCAGGCCTAG
- a CDS encoding TraR/DksA C4-type zinc finger protein: MDELAEALERLSRGEYGTCAECGGAIARARLHARPEVQTCLHCEDGLARWRVTLPAPPVASRLP; the protein is encoded by the coding sequence ATGGACGAGCTGGCTGAGGCTCTCGAGCGGCTGAGCCGGGGTGAGTATGGGACCTGCGCCGAGTGCGGCGGGGCGATCGCTCGGGCGCGGCTCCACGCCCGGCCCGAGGTGCAGACCTGCCTCCACTGCGAGGACGGGCTCGCGCGCTGGCGGGTGACCCTGCCCGCGCCCCCCGTGGCGAGCCGGCTCCCATGA
- a CDS encoding ABC transporter substrate-binding protein has product MRTRTVTTIVAAWLLVAAPAAAGPAVGPREAVETALTQVLSLAQHGAASGASTSDRLAEIRRISRETFDFDEVARRSLARHWQVLRPEERAEFVTLFRDLLERSYLTQVEACSGETITFTGESVEGDLATVHSKVVTGRGTEIPLDYRMHVRDGRWRIYDVVVGGWSFIASYRSQFDRVIRVESYAALRDRLRKKTFDHAVAEGRPES; this is encoded by the coding sequence ATGCGGACGAGAACGGTGACGACGATCGTGGCAGCGTGGCTGTTGGTGGCCGCACCGGCCGCCGCGGGGCCGGCGGTGGGGCCCCGTGAGGCCGTGGAGACCGCGCTCACGCAGGTCCTAAGCCTCGCGCAGCACGGCGCGGCGAGCGGCGCCTCCACGTCCGACCGGCTGGCGGAGATCCGCCGGATTTCCCGCGAGACCTTCGACTTCGACGAGGTCGCGCGGCGTTCGCTCGCGCGTCACTGGCAGGTGCTGAGGCCGGAGGAGCGGGCGGAGTTCGTGACGCTCTTCCGCGACCTGCTGGAGCGCTCCTACCTCACCCAGGTCGAGGCGTGCTCGGGCGAAACGATCACCTTCACCGGCGAGTCGGTCGAGGGCGACCTCGCCACGGTGCACTCCAAGGTGGTGACCGGGCGCGGCACGGAGATCCCGCTCGACTACCGCATGCACGTGCGCGACGGCCGCTGGCGGATCTACGACGTGGTGGTGGGCGGCTGGAGCTTCATCGCGAGCTACCGGAGCCAGTTCGACCGCGTAATCCGGGTCGAGTCGTACGCCGCGCTGCGCGACCGGCTGCGGAAGAAGACCTTCGACCACGCCGTGGCCGAAGGCCGGCCGGAGTCATAG